Proteins encoded in a region of the Desulfonatronovibrio magnus genome:
- the rhuM gene encoding virulence protein RhuM/Fic/DOC family protein: MENRVEIYRESDGQTQIKVTFDQDTVWLDAHQVAQLFGVQRPAIVKHISNIYKSCELDKQATCSILEQVASDGKKRKMNLYNLDVIISVGYRVNSIRATQFRQWATKRLKDYLLHGYAINEKRLSQKHQEVRQLKDGIRILSRAIEEKAGDTDFEWLKLYASGLRLLDDYDQERLDTKGDTRAAVAYPSYEEYQAVIRQMRKDFGSQVFGQEQGPGFKSAVEHIRQGFGNQDLYPSFEEKAATLLYLIVKNHAFVDGNKLIAAASFLLFLQKKQSPDVHLEVC; this comes from the coding sequence ATGGAAAACAGGGTAGAAATATACAGGGAAAGTGACGGTCAGACTCAGATCAAAGTTACGTTTGATCAGGATACGGTCTGGCTTGATGCACATCAGGTAGCCCAGTTGTTTGGTGTGCAGCGTCCGGCCATTGTTAAACATATCAGCAACATTTATAAATCATGTGAACTTGATAAGCAGGCAACCTGTTCCATTTTGGAACAGGTTGCCTCTGATGGCAAAAAAAGAAAAATGAACCTGTACAATCTTGATGTCATCATATCTGTGGGGTATCGAGTCAATTCAATTCGTGCCACCCAGTTCAGACAGTGGGCTACAAAGAGGCTTAAGGATTACCTGCTCCATGGCTATGCCATTAATGAAAAGCGTTTGTCCCAGAAACACCAGGAAGTAAGGCAGTTAAAAGACGGCATCCGTATCTTAAGTCGGGCTATTGAAGAAAAGGCAGGGGATACAGACTTTGAATGGCTGAAGCTCTACGCCAGCGGCCTGCGCCTGCTGGATGACTACGACCAGGAAAGACTTGATACCAAAGGCGATACCAGGGCAGCAGTTGCATATCCATCCTATGAAGAGTACCAGGCTGTCATAAGACAGATGCGCAAGGATTTTGGTTCGCAAGTTTTCGGACAGGAGCAGGGGCCAGGCTTTAAAAGTGCGGTGGAACATATCCGTCAGGGATTCGGCAATCAGGATTTGTATCCGTCCTTTGAGGAAAAAGCCGCGACCCTGCTATATCTCATAGTCAAGAATCACGCCTTTGTTGATGGGAACAAGCTAATTGCAGCAGCAAGCTTTCTATTGTTTCTGCAAAAAAAACAATCGCCTGATGTCCACCTGGAAGTGTGTTGA
- a CDS encoding ORF6N domain-containing protein produces MSNIVKFENVENRVLEIRGHKVILDSDLAELYGVETKRINEAVKNNPERFPDNYVKELTLNEKKQLVENFDRFNRLKHSTALPKAFTEKGFYMLATTCPVKCAAPRRGFHRGPEKPTGCTDHHCHH; encoded by the coding sequence ATGAGTAATATCGTTAAGTTTGAAAATGTCGAAAACAGAGTTCTGGAAATCAGAGGGCACAAGGTGATCCTGGACAGTGACCTGGCAGAACTCTATGGAGTGGAAACTAAGCGCATTAACGAAGCTGTAAAGAATAATCCGGAACGGTTTCCAGATAATTATGTTAAAGAGCTGACTTTAAACGAAAAAAAACAACTGGTCGAAAATTTCGACCGGTTCAATCGACTCAAGCACTCCACCGCCCTTCCAAAAGCATTTACAGAAAAAGGATTCTATATGCTGGCGACTACTTGCCCTGTGAAATGCGCAGCACCTCGAAGAGGATTTCACCGGGGTCCTGAAAAGCCCACAGGCTGTACAGACCACCATTGCCATCATTGA
- a CDS encoding type I restriction-modification enzyme R subunit C-terminal domain-containing protein, producing MNKTPEQTARDSIDAMLERSGWVVVDKTAINWSLGPGLAVREYQTDVGPADYVLFVDRKPLGVIEAKKETEGHRLSTHETQAEFYAQSRLKWFADDQPLPFVYESTGILTRFTDMRDPKPRARPVFSFHHPVTLKQSIQQQTSLRQRLQHMPDLPVQGLRNCQIRAITRLEKSFRENRPRALVQMATGSGKTYTAITSVYRLLKYADAKRILFLVDTRNLGEQAEQEFMGFLPSDDNRKFTELYNVRRLNSKYVPPDSQVCISTIQRMYSILKGEDLEDTAEQTNPHEFVAAGSPREIEYNEKVPPEFFDLIVIDECHRSIYNLWKQVLDYFDAFYIGLTATPDKRTFAFFNENVVSEYRHEEAVADGVNVGFDTYLIETKITKDGARLVAEQWVDKRERLTRKKRWEQLDEEIVYTPSDLDRDVVNPSQIRNVIKAFRDKLPEMFPGREEIPKTLIFAKTDSHADDIIQIVREEFAEGNDFCKKVTYRSEEDPKSVLASFRNDYNPRIAVTVDMIATGTDVKPLECLVFMRDVRSRNYFEQMKGRGTRTQGYDDLKKVTPSVHSAKTGFVIVDAVGVSKSVKTDSRPLESKKSVPLKDLLQAVLMGQTDEDLYSSLAGRLARLDKQISDNERDRFKKLAQGKSINQLTHELLDAHNPDRIIEHAAQKFDLPPGTDPDKNQQQTAQKELIHRARDTFTGELNEYIETVRKSHEQIIDTVNLDRLEFAGWDRQAGIKAQEVIEDFKAFMQAHKDEITALSIFYSQPYNRRHVTYSMLREVLDTLRLKKPGLAPARVWQAFEQVEKVKGRSPKSELTALVSLIRRITGIDETLTAFDQTVDRNFKKWVFGKQAGAAAKFSEEQMTWLRMIKDHVISSAHIERDDLDYAPFDGQGGIGKMYQLFGDELDAIIDEMNEALAA from the coding sequence ATGAACAAAACGCCAGAACAAACAGCACGGGACAGCATTGATGCAATGCTTGAGAGGTCCGGGTGGGTGGTTGTTGATAAAACAGCCATCAACTGGAGTCTTGGGCCTGGGCTTGCGGTTCGGGAATATCAGACCGACGTGGGGCCTGCGGATTATGTTTTGTTTGTGGACCGCAAGCCTTTGGGCGTGATCGAGGCCAAGAAAGAAACCGAAGGCCATCGCCTGAGCACTCATGAAACCCAGGCTGAATTTTACGCCCAGAGCAGGCTGAAATGGTTCGCAGACGACCAGCCCCTTCCTTTTGTTTATGAAAGCACCGGCATATTAACCCGTTTTACAGACATGAGAGATCCCAAACCCCGCGCCCGCCCGGTTTTTTCATTTCATCATCCAGTCACATTAAAACAAAGTATCCAGCAACAAACCAGCCTGCGCCAGCGCCTGCAGCACATGCCGGACCTGCCTGTGCAGGGGCTTAGAAACTGCCAGATCAGGGCCATTACCAGGCTTGAAAAATCCTTCCGGGAAAACAGGCCCAGAGCCCTGGTTCAGATGGCCACGGGCAGCGGCAAAACATACACCGCCATAACTTCTGTTTACCGCCTGCTCAAATACGCGGATGCCAAACGGATTTTGTTTCTGGTGGATACCAGAAACCTGGGAGAGCAGGCTGAGCAGGAGTTCATGGGCTTTCTGCCCAGTGACGACAACCGCAAATTCACCGAGCTATATAACGTGCGGCGGCTGAATTCCAAGTACGTGCCGCCGGACAGCCAGGTGTGCATCAGCACCATCCAGCGCATGTATTCCATTCTCAAGGGTGAAGACCTGGAAGATACTGCGGAGCAGACCAACCCCCATGAATTCGTGGCTGCGGGTTCGCCCAGGGAAATTGAATATAATGAAAAGGTCCCCCCGGAATTTTTTGATTTGATCGTGATCGATGAATGCCACCGCTCCATCTACAACCTGTGGAAACAGGTGTTGGATTATTTTGACGCCTTTTACATCGGCCTGACCGCCACCCCGGACAAGCGGACCTTTGCCTTTTTCAATGAAAACGTGGTCAGTGAATATCGGCATGAAGAAGCCGTGGCCGACGGGGTCAATGTGGGGTTTGACACCTATCTGATAGAGACAAAGATCACTAAGGACGGGGCCAGGCTGGTGGCCGAGCAATGGGTGGACAAGCGCGAGCGCCTGACCCGGAAAAAGCGCTGGGAGCAGCTTGATGAAGAAATTGTTTACACACCAAGCGATCTGGACCGGGACGTGGTCAATCCCAGCCAGATCAGAAACGTGATCAAGGCCTTCAGGGATAAACTCCCGGAAATGTTCCCCGGACGCGAAGAAATCCCCAAAACCCTTATTTTCGCCAAAACCGACAGTCATGCTGATGATATTATTCAGATAGTGCGCGAGGAATTTGCCGAGGGCAATGATTTCTGCAAAAAGGTCACCTACAGGTCCGAGGAAGACCCCAAATCCGTACTGGCCTCCTTCCGCAATGATTACAACCCCAGGATCGCGGTCACTGTTGATATGATCGCCACGGGCACGGATGTAAAACCCCTGGAATGCCTGGTCTTCATGCGCGATGTCCGTTCCAGAAATTATTTTGAACAGATGAAGGGCAGGGGAACCCGGACCCAGGGCTATGATGACCTGAAAAAGGTGACTCCTTCGGTGCATAGCGCCAAAACCGGATTTGTGATCGTGGATGCCGTGGGCGTTAGTAAATCAGTTAAAACCGACAGCCGCCCCCTGGAGAGCAAAAAATCAGTTCCCTTGAAGGATCTGCTCCAGGCCGTGCTCATGGGACAGACCGACGAGGACCTGTATTCGTCCCTGGCCGGCCGCCTGGCCCGGCTGGATAAGCAGATCTCGGATAATGAGCGAGACAGGTTCAAAAAGCTGGCCCAGGGGAAATCCATTAATCAGCTGACGCATGAACTCCTGGATGCCCATAATCCGGACAGAATCATTGAACACGCTGCGCAAAAGTTTGATCTGCCGCCGGGTACAGATCCGGATAAGAATCAACAGCAGACTGCCCAAAAGGAATTGATTCACCGGGCCAGAGACACCTTCACCGGCGAGCTGAACGAATACATTGAAACCGTGCGCAAATCTCATGAGCAGATCATCGACACTGTTAATCTGGACAGGCTTGAATTTGCCGGGTGGGACAGGCAGGCCGGTATAAAGGCCCAGGAGGTCATTGAGGATTTTAAAGCCTTTATGCAGGCCCACAAGGATGAGATTACGGCCCTTTCCATATTCTACAGCCAGCCGTACAACCGCCGCCATGTCACCTATTCCATGCTTCGGGAAGTGCTGGATACCTTGAGGCTGAAAAAGCCCGGGCTTGCCCCGGCCAGGGTCTGGCAGGCCTTTGAACAGGTGGAAAAGGTGAAAGGCAGATCCCCGAAAAGCGAACTCACAGCCCTTGTTTCCCTGATCCGGCGGATTACAGGTATTGATGAGACCCTGACTGCTTTTGATCAGACCGTGGACCGCAATTTTAAAAAATGGGTGTTTGGCAAACAGGCCGGGGCTGCCGCAAAATTCAGCGAGGAGCAGATGACCTGGCTGCGCATGATCAAGGACCATGTCATCAGCTCCGCGCATATTGAAAGGGATGATCTGGATTACGCCCCGTTTGACGGACAGGGCGGCATTGGCAAGATGTACCAGTTGTTTGGTGATGAGTTGGATGCGATTATTGATGAGATGAATGAGGCGTTGGCGGCGTAA
- a CDS encoding restriction endonuclease subunit S, translating to MLAFENLKESLPENWEIAKLDDICEILDRQRIPVNIKDRQSRISGKDKRLLFPYYGATGQVGWIDDYIFDGEYILLGEDGAPFLEVFKSKAYIVNGKFWVNNHAHVLKSYSSNRYLCHYLNQLDYRYFVTGTTRLKLNQAAMKQIPIKVPPLPEQHAIVEKIEELFSELDNGIESLKKAREQLKTYRQAVLKYAFEGKLTQEWREQQIQAGNLPEPAEKLLERIKEEREAHYQQQVEEWKKACEQAKKDGSKNPAKPRKPKDLPPLTEKELAELPELPEGWGWCYPESVCSTDNYSIGIGPFGSNLKVADYKSEGIPLIFVKHITNENFSINQKYVSKEKFQELIPHSVKPLDILITKMGDPPGDCTIYPENNSIAILTADCLKFRVWEKFADRRYVMNCLKNVYVKKQLGLITKGVAQKKISTERFKTLKLPITNLNEQQAIVSEIETRLSVCDQLEKTIEDSLKKAEALRQSILKKAFEGELTREWRAEHPELISGENSAESLLARIREEKAQLKGIKR from the coding sequence ATGTTAGCTTTTGAGAATCTCAAAGAATCTTTACCTGAAAATTGGGAAATAGCGAAGCTTGATGATATTTGTGAAATACTGGATAGGCAAAGAATTCCAGTAAACATCAAAGATAGGCAGTCCAGAATTTCCGGGAAAGATAAAAGATTATTGTTCCCATATTATGGAGCAACAGGGCAAGTTGGATGGATTGATGATTACATTTTTGACGGTGAATATATTTTACTAGGGGAAGATGGTGCGCCATTTTTAGAAGTGTTTAAGAGTAAAGCGTACATTGTAAATGGGAAATTTTGGGTTAATAATCATGCCCATGTATTAAAATCATACTCTTCTAATAGATATTTGTGTCATTATTTAAACCAATTAGATTATAGGTATTTCGTAACTGGTACAACCAGATTAAAGTTAAACCAGGCTGCCATGAAGCAAATACCTATAAAAGTTCCCCCCCTTCCTGAACAACATGCCATCGTAGAAAAAATCGAAGAACTCTTTTCCGAGCTGGACAACGGCATCGAAAGCCTGAAAAAAGCCCGGGAACAGTTGAAAACTTATCGCCAGGCCGTGCTGAAATATGCCTTTGAGGGCAAGCTGACCCAGGAATGGCGCGAGCAGCAGATACAGGCCGGGAATCTTCCGGAACCTGCTGAAAAGCTTTTGGAGCGCATCAAGGAAGAACGGGAAGCCCACTATCAGCAACAGGTGGAGGAATGGAAAAAGGCCTGCGAACAGGCAAAGAAAGACGGCAGTAAGAACCCCGCCAAGCCCAGAAAGCCCAAAGACCTGCCTCCATTGACGGAAAAGGAACTGGCTGAGTTGCCGGAACTGCCCGAGGGGTGGGGGTGGTGTTATCCTGAATCTGTTTGCTCAACAGACAACTATTCAATCGGAATAGGCCCTTTTGGGAGTAATTTAAAAGTTGCTGATTATAAATCAGAGGGAATACCCCTTATTTTTGTGAAGCATATTACAAATGAAAATTTTTCGATCAATCAAAAATACGTTTCAAAGGAAAAATTTCAAGAACTAATACCTCACAGTGTAAAACCGTTAGATATTTTAATCACAAAAATGGGCGATCCGCCTGGTGATTGCACGATTTACCCTGAAAATAATTCGATCGCTATTCTAACAGCAGATTGTTTAAAATTTAGGGTTTGGGAAAAATTTGCGGACAGAAGATATGTAATGAACTGTCTTAAAAATGTTTATGTAAAAAAACAATTAGGTTTGATTACAAAAGGTGTTGCGCAGAAGAAAATAAGTACTGAAAGATTCAAGACACTAAAATTACCAATAACAAATCTAAATGAACAACAAGCCATCGTCTCCGAAATCGAAACCCGCCTCTCTGTCTGTGACCAGCTGGAAAAAACCATTGAAGACAGCCTGAAAAAGGCTGAAGCCCTCCGGCAGAGCATTCTCAAAAAGGCATTTGAAGGGGAGCTGACCAGGGAGTGGAGGGCGGAACACCCGGAACTGATTTCCGGTGAAAACTCGGCGGAAAGCCTGCTTGCGCGTATCCGGGAGGAAAAGGCCCAGCTGAAGGGGATTAAAAGATGA
- a CDS encoding AlbA family DNA-binding domain-containing protein, which yields MNINEFQAQISLGEDSTRQFKADIRNAESLASELAAFANSEGGTIYLGVADDGGTPGLDKADVARINQLISNAASHLVKSPLTVRTENISLDNGRVVILLTVPNGLDKPYFDKNGVIWLKSGADKRRVNSKEELDLVNISSDSSPNTDVASGKSRENVGKTSGKRRESVGKDSGYLQGKAFCYHPGVSFTDWHYRAIGTAKYSETAARRIAAPNWRVKGRPLGSFVIIRFSEGNTEKLLLGV from the coding sequence ATGAACATCAATGAATTTCAAGCCCAGATCTCTCTGGGGGAAGACAGCACTCGCCAGTTCAAGGCAGATATACGCAATGCTGAATCCCTGGCCTCTGAATTGGCTGCGTTTGCCAATTCCGAGGGCGGGACAATCTACCTGGGTGTGGCTGATGACGGCGGCACACCAGGGCTTGACAAGGCCGATGTGGCCCGGATCAATCAACTCATCAGCAATGCCGCCAGTCACCTTGTCAAAAGCCCGCTGACGGTTCGAACCGAAAATATTAGCTTAGATAATGGCCGCGTGGTGATCTTGCTGACCGTGCCTAATGGGCTTGATAAGCCTTACTTCGACAAGAACGGAGTGATCTGGCTGAAGAGCGGAGCGGACAAACGACGGGTGAACTCCAAAGAAGAGCTTGATTTGGTGAACATTTCATCAGATAGTTCGCCGAATACGGATGTGGCGTCGGGAAAGAGTCGGGAAAACGTCGGGAAAACGTCGGGAAAGCGTCGGGAAAGCGTCGGGAAAGATTCTGGATATTTGCAGGGAAAAGCCTTCTGTTACCATCCCGGAGTTAGCTTTACAGATTGGCATTACCGAGCGATCGGTACAGCGAAATATTCAGAAACTGCGGCAAGACGGATTGCTGCGCCGAATTGGCGGGTGAAAGGAAGGCCACTGGGAAGTTTTGTAATTATCCGCTTCAGCGAGGGCAATACCGAAAAGCTGTTGTTGGGTGTTTAA
- a CDS encoding HsdM family class I SAM-dependent methyltransferase — MNDTASIVSRVWSFCHTLRDDGVSYGDYLEQLTYLLFLKMADEYGRIYKKDVGIPEEYSWESLKSRKGADLEAHYITLLRSLGKQKGMIGQIFVKSQNQIQDPAKLFKIIHMIDAENWVMMGADVKGDIYEGLLEKNAEDVKSGAGQYFTPRSLIRAMVECVRPEPLKAIADPACGTGGFFLAAYDFLVREYSLDKEQKKFLKNQTFFGNEIVANTRRLALMNCFLHNIGEITGESAISPNDALIADTGDRYDYVLTNPPFGKKSSITITNGLGKQEKEDLRYNRQDFWATTSNKQLNFVQHVRTMLKTNGQAAVVVPDNVLFEGGAGETVRRKLLDNTDLHTILRLPTGIFYAQGVKANVIFFDNKPAAKEPWTREVWFYDFRTNIHFTKKKNLMTYQDLKDFIACYNPGNRHQRKETWSEDNPDGRWRRFTYDEIIARDKTSLDIFWIRDESLADLDNLPDPDVLAEEIVENLEAGAQSFRRIMESINGR, encoded by the coding sequence ATGAACGACACGGCAAGCATTGTTTCAAGAGTCTGGAGTTTCTGCCATACCCTGCGTGATGACGGGGTGAGTTACGGCGATTATCTGGAACAGCTCACTTATCTTTTGTTCCTCAAGATGGCTGATGAATACGGCAGGATTTACAAAAAAGATGTAGGCATTCCGGAAGAATACAGCTGGGAAAGCCTGAAATCCAGGAAAGGCGCGGACCTGGAAGCCCATTACATCACCCTGCTAAGAAGCCTGGGAAAGCAGAAAGGCATGATCGGCCAGATCTTTGTCAAATCTCAGAACCAGATCCAGGACCCGGCTAAGCTCTTCAAGATCATCCACATGATCGATGCGGAAAACTGGGTCATGATGGGCGCTGACGTCAAAGGCGATATTTATGAGGGCCTGCTGGAAAAAAACGCTGAAGACGTCAAAAGCGGTGCTGGGCAGTATTTTACCCCAAGATCCCTGATTCGAGCTATGGTGGAGTGCGTCCGGCCAGAACCCTTAAAGGCCATCGCTGACCCGGCCTGCGGCACAGGCGGGTTTTTCCTGGCTGCCTATGATTTTTTAGTCAGGGAGTATAGTCTGGACAAGGAACAGAAAAAGTTTCTCAAAAACCAGACCTTTTTCGGCAACGAGATCGTAGCCAACACCCGCCGCCTGGCACTCATGAACTGTTTTCTGCATAACATCGGAGAAATTACCGGTGAATCAGCCATTTCACCCAATGATGCATTGATCGCAGATACCGGTGATCGGTACGACTATGTCCTGACTAATCCTCCCTTTGGCAAGAAAAGCAGCATCACCATTACCAATGGTCTAGGCAAGCAGGAAAAGGAAGACTTGCGCTACAACCGGCAGGATTTCTGGGCTACAACCTCCAACAAACAGCTCAATTTTGTCCAGCATGTGCGGACCATGCTCAAGACAAACGGGCAGGCAGCAGTGGTGGTGCCGGACAATGTGCTCTTTGAAGGGGGAGCCGGTGAAACAGTGCGTCGAAAGCTACTGGACAATACCGACCTGCACACCATCCTGAGACTTCCTACCGGGATCTTTTACGCTCAAGGTGTGAAGGCCAATGTGATCTTTTTCGATAATAAACCCGCAGCCAAGGAGCCCTGGACCAGAGAAGTCTGGTTCTATGATTTCAGGACCAATATTCATTTTACCAAGAAAAAGAATCTGATGACCTACCAGGACCTCAAGGATTTTATTGCCTGCTACAATCCCGGGAACCGCCACCAGCGCAAAGAAACCTGGTCTGAAGACAACCCGGACGGCAGGTGGCGCAGATTCACGTATGACGAGATCATCGCCCGGGACAAAACCAGCCTGGACATCTTCTGGATCAGGGATGAAAGCCTGGCTGATCTGGACAACCTGCCCGACCCGGATGTGCTGGCCGAAGAGATCGTGGAAAACCTCGAAGCCGGCGCCCAGAGTTTCAGGCGGATCATGGAATCCATCAATGGACGATAA
- a CDS encoding DNA-primase RepB domain-containing protein codes for MKTFIVRPKATDMDRIDDIDIEDIEQMKNDGLSPALVMETSEHNFQVWLKLDRDVDIPTRTEIARYLARKYDGDPGSADASHFGRLAGFTNRKHERFIEGKGFPFVLLHEHKGQECRMSEELVFIAKERLGNVRARQVDQLSKSEHYQNMLSSLNAPDLLNTYHALEKEYLKRHKSLDSSVIDFAFCRLVYRVTKSTGETVSILRQTRLDIEDKKKGHVDEYLERTAFKAKLMETKYAGYSYEVVSRELSRECAEYMRLKKSEGYHYPFMDNERVGMEI; via the coding sequence ATGAAAACATTTATTGTTCGGCCAAAGGCTACGGACATGGACAGAATTGATGATATTGATATTGAAGATATTGAGCAGATGAAAAATGATGGACTTTCTCCTGCCCTGGTTATGGAAACCAGCGAACACAATTTTCAGGTTTGGCTCAAGCTGGACCGAGATGTGGATATTCCTACAAGAACAGAAATTGCCAGGTATCTGGCCAGGAAATATGATGGCGATCCAGGCAGTGCAGATGCATCACACTTTGGTAGACTGGCCGGATTTACAAATCGTAAGCATGAAAGATTTATCGAGGGCAAGGGTTTTCCTTTTGTTCTGCTTCATGAACATAAAGGCCAGGAATGCAGGATGAGTGAAGAGTTGGTTTTTATCGCAAAGGAAAGGCTGGGAAATGTCAGGGCAAGGCAAGTTGATCAGCTGAGTAAAAGTGAACATTACCAGAACATGCTGTCTTCTCTCAATGCCCCCGATCTTCTGAATACTTATCATGCCCTGGAAAAAGAATATCTGAAGCGTCATAAATCCTTAGACAGCAGTGTAATTGATTTTGCTTTCTGCAGACTTGTTTACAGGGTTACAAAGAGCACAGGTGAGACAGTATCCATTTTAAGGCAGACACGACTAGATATTGAGGACAAGAAAAAAGGCCATGTGGATGAATATCTGGAGCGGACAGCATTCAAAGCCAAGCTCATGGAAACAAAATATGCCGGATATAGTTACGAGGTAGTTTCACGGGAACTGAGCAGGGAGTGTGCAGAGTATATGCGCCTGAAAAAATCAGAAGGGTATCATTATCCATTTATGGATAATGAAAGGGTTGGAATGGAAATTTAA
- the plsY gene encoding glycerol-3-phosphate 1-O-acyltransferase PlsY, translating into MVSIIWLGLCYILGSLPFGLMIAQGFCRIDPRQHGSKNIGATNVARVCGFQYGLAVLILDILKGYLPILLAFSFSGSIVLVSLTGLAVVAGHMYSVFLYGKGGKGVATTVGVFLGLAPMATVWAIGICLAVIYLTGFVSLGSLALVTAAPVVFLLSGNFAYIIAALLLMGLVFWRHEENIHRLLSGEESSWRKNVNED; encoded by the coding sequence ATGGTATCTATCATCTGGTTAGGCTTGTGCTACATTCTTGGCTCGCTGCCTTTTGGCCTCATGATCGCTCAGGGTTTCTGCAGGATAGACCCAAGGCAGCATGGCAGTAAAAACATTGGTGCTACAAATGTGGCCAGAGTCTGTGGTTTTCAGTACGGTCTGGCGGTCCTGATTCTTGATATCCTTAAAGGATATCTTCCCATCCTCCTGGCTTTCAGCTTCAGTGGGTCAATCGTTCTTGTTTCCCTCACAGGACTGGCAGTTGTAGCAGGACACATGTATTCCGTATTCCTTTACGGTAAAGGCGGCAAGGGTGTAGCAACTACAGTAGGCGTATTTCTTGGTCTTGCCCCCATGGCTACAGTATGGGCCATTGGTATCTGTCTGGCGGTCATTTATTTGACAGGCTTTGTATCTCTCGGATCCCTTGCCTTAGTTACAGCAGCACCTGTTGTCTTTCTTCTCAGCGGCAATTTTGCTTATATTATTGCTGCTCTGCTGCTTATGGGACTGGTTTTCTGGAGACATGAAGAAAATATTCATCGCTTGCTGAGCGGTGAGGAAAGCAGCTGGCGTAAAAACGTGAATGAAGATTAG
- the hflX gene encoding GTPase HflX, whose product MVIVGDHESILIPQLDRARQSTGRLRGIRLFHTHIGSSPLSREDVMDMVFLRLDSIALLNIDEQGDPDKFQWAHLLPPNPKNDPYLIHEPVPWTHVDFDFAKTVDSLEKELDRSQASIETGSQSGRCLLISVGQAPRKVLENSLSELADLAETAGLQVAGTMIQRVARVNPRFIVGKGKLSELEVMALQHNASILVFDQELTPTQLRNIASITERKVIDRTQLILDIFAQHATSKGGRLQVEMAQLKYTLPRLVKQDRALSRLTGGIGGRGPGETKLELDRRKIRDRIKKIKDDLQNLRKHRQNTRSKRQQEDIPVVSLVGYTNAGKSTLLNTLTHSDILSEDKLFATLDPTSRRLRFPKDKEVILTDTVGFIKDLPKDLQEAFMATLEELSQAHVLVHVADSSHPDLEQQVQAVENILEQLGLQEKTIILALNKWDRLDDQTRTLVSNTYPMGIPISALRRNSLTDLVQSIENHLT is encoded by the coding sequence ATGGTCATAGTAGGAGACCATGAAAGCATACTTATCCCCCAGTTAGACAGGGCACGCCAGAGTACCGGCAGGCTGCGGGGCATAAGGCTTTTCCATACTCATATCGGGTCCTCCCCCCTGAGCCGTGAAGATGTCATGGACATGGTTTTTCTGCGTCTGGACTCCATTGCACTTCTGAACATTGACGAGCAAGGCGATCCGGACAAGTTTCAATGGGCTCATCTTCTACCCCCCAATCCCAAAAATGATCCCTATCTCATCCATGAACCAGTCCCCTGGACACATGTTGATTTTGATTTCGCCAAGACAGTTGATTCTCTGGAAAAGGAACTGGATCGCAGCCAGGCATCCATTGAAACAGGATCCCAGTCAGGTCGCTGTCTGCTCATTAGTGTAGGACAGGCTCCGAGAAAAGTTCTTGAAAACTCACTTTCAGAACTGGCAGATCTTGCTGAAACCGCAGGGCTGCAAGTGGCCGGGACCATGATTCAACGAGTAGCAAGGGTTAATCCCAGGTTCATAGTTGGGAAAGGCAAGCTGTCCGAGCTCGAGGTCATGGCTTTGCAGCATAACGCATCAATCCTGGTGTTTGATCAGGAACTTACTCCCACACAGCTTAGAAATATTGCCTCTATCACTGAAAGAAAAGTGATAGACCGCACCCAGCTAATCCTGGATATTTTTGCCCAGCATGCCACATCCAAAGGGGGCAGACTTCAGGTGGAAATGGCTCAGCTAAAGTACACACTACCAAGACTCGTCAAGCAGGACCGGGCCCTGAGCAGGTTGACCGGTGGCATTGGCGGCAGGGGGCCTGGTGAAACCAAGCTTGAACTGGACAGAAGAAAAATCAGAGATAGAATAAAAAAGATTAAGGATGATCTGCAAAACCTGCGCAAACATCGCCAGAACACAAGATCCAAAAGGCAGCAGGAAGACATTCCTGTTGTTTCTCTTGTTGGTTATACCAATGCTGGCAAATCCACCCTGCTCAACACCCTTACCCACAGCGATATTCTTTCAGAAGACAAGTTGTTTGCCACATTGGACCCCACCAGCAGAAGACTCAGGTTTCCCAAAGATAAAGAAGTAATCCTGACTGACACTGTCGGCTTTATCAAAGACCTGCCCAAAGATTTACAGGAAGCATTCATGGCTACGTTGGAAGAATTATCCCAGGCCCATGTTCTGGTCCATGTAGCAGACTCTTCTCATCCGGATCTGGAACAGCAGGTTCAGGCAGTGGAAAACATTTTGGAGCAGCTGGGACTTCAGGAAAAAACTATTATTCTTGCCCTCAACAAATGGGACCGACTTGATGACCAGACCCGCACCCTTGTCAGCAACACCTACCCCATGGGTATTCCCATTTCAGCACTTAGGCGGAATTCCCTGACTGACTTGGTCCAATCCATTGAAAATCACCTGACCTGA